From a region of the Neisseria subflava genome:
- a CDS encoding ABC transporter ATP-binding protein produces MLQLKNINKRFGSKIVAQDINLNVEAGEILAVLGRSGCGKSTLLKTIVGLVHPNSGEVWLNSDNITDMPSEKRNISLMFQDYALLPHLTALDNVGFGLKMRRLPKAEIEEQSMQALRDIGLEHEAQRKPESLSGGEQQRLALARALITRPSLLLLDEAFSSLDTHLRHHLRTLTAERIRSQNIPAILVTHSAEEACTMADTIAIMHEGRILQHGTPETLIRRPVNAQAALLLGLANTSDTRYIPQHAIRFDPNGTAVRISEAVPLAEGTRLTLAHPQYGDLIWYPHADHDTDKPQTGQEIRISVDESQIVWFD; encoded by the coding sequence ATGTTGCAACTCAAAAACATCAACAAACGCTTCGGCAGCAAAATCGTTGCCCAAGACATCAACCTAAACGTCGAAGCAGGCGAAATCCTCGCCGTACTCGGCCGCTCCGGCTGCGGCAAATCCACCCTGCTCAAAACCATCGTCGGCCTGGTGCATCCCAACAGCGGCGAAGTCTGGCTCAACAGCGACAACATCACCGACATGCCGTCTGAAAAGCGCAATATCTCGCTGATGTTTCAAGACTACGCCCTTTTGCCGCATTTAACCGCCCTCGACAACGTCGGCTTCGGCCTCAAAATGCGCCGCCTACCCAAAGCCGAAATCGAAGAACAATCCATGCAGGCCTTGCGCGACATCGGTTTGGAACACGAAGCGCAACGCAAACCCGAAAGCCTCTCCGGCGGCGAACAGCAACGCCTTGCCCTCGCACGCGCCCTCATCACGCGCCCGTCGCTGTTGCTCTTGGACGAAGCCTTCTCCAGCCTCGACACCCACCTGCGCCACCACCTGCGCACCCTGACCGCCGAACGCATCCGCAGTCAAAACATTCCCGCCATCCTCGTGACCCACTCCGCCGAGGAAGCCTGCACCATGGCCGACACCATCGCCATCATGCACGAAGGCCGCATCCTCCAACACGGTACGCCGGAAACCCTTATCCGCCGCCCCGTCAACGCCCAAGCCGCCCTGCTACTCGGTTTGGCCAACACCAGCGACACACGCTACATTCCCCAACACGCCATCCGATTCGACCCGAACGGCACAGCCGTCCGCATCAGTGAAGCCGTCCCCCTCGCCGAGGGCACACGCCTTACCCTCGCCCATCCGCAATACGGCGATTTGATTTGGTATCCCCACGCCGACCACGATACGGACAAACCGCAAACCGGACAGGAAATCCGCATCAGCGTGGATGAAAGTCAGATCGTTTGGTTTGATTGA
- the nadD gene encoding nicotinate-nucleotide adenylyltransferase — protein MKNIGLFGGTFDPIHNGHLHIARAFADEIGLDLVVFLPAGDPYHKDSTRTPAQERLNMVELAIADEPKFAASDCDIVRDGATYTFDTVQIFRQQFPGAQLWWLMGSDSLMQLHTWKKWQTLVRQTHIAIAMRQGDNLNKTPRELHAWLGEALQNGSVRILNAPLHNTSSTQIRADLAKTHHSDGLPQPVAQYIRQHKLYEK, from the coding sequence ATGAAAAACATCGGATTATTCGGCGGCACGTTTGACCCCATCCACAACGGCCACCTCCACATCGCCCGCGCCTTCGCCGACGAAATCGGTTTGGACCTTGTCGTCTTTCTGCCGGCAGGCGACCCGTACCACAAAGACAGCACGCGCACGCCGGCGCAAGAGCGCCTCAATATGGTTGAACTCGCCATCGCCGACGAGCCGAAATTTGCCGCCAGCGACTGCGATATCGTCCGCGACGGCGCAACTTATACGTTTGACACCGTCCAAATCTTCCGCCAGCAGTTTCCCGGCGCGCAACTGTGGTGGCTGATGGGCAGCGACAGCCTGATGCAGCTGCACACATGGAAAAAATGGCAAACCCTCGTGCGCCAGACCCATATCGCCATCGCCATGCGCCAAGGCGACAACCTCAACAAAACCCCGCGCGAATTGCACGCATGGCTCGGCGAAGCACTGCAAAACGGCAGCGTCCGCATCCTCAACGCGCCGCTGCACAACACCAGCTCTACCCAAATCCGTGCCGATCTCGCCAAAACCCACCATTCAGACGGCCTGCCGCAACCCGTTGCCCAATACATCCGCCAACACAAACTCTATGAAAAATAG
- a CDS encoding NUDIX hydrolase, with the protein MSQSFRFEQVFTPNVHDALWDWAQTSYGASDDWCILYLNGLPLGRLNPLWRERLGQDWTGRQSTLSDGLNLETDSWAEMGDSLQTLAQQWCECGWLKGWRGEKFDICDQSGKPLCALERAAFRPFGLMSQAVHLNGLVETEDGLRFWIGRRSPHKAVDPNKLDNLTGGGISSGERPSEAVCREGEEEAGIPASLTPHIRPTAQIYSLRPVNRGVHNEILYIFDIVLPEGFQPANQDGEVAGFELMDIPALLDAMLGGHMMHDAQLVTIEACRRYGLIDPKHPLSAWLDSIRCRPHF; encoded by the coding sequence ATGTCTCAGTCTTTCCGTTTTGAACAGGTATTCACACCCAATGTCCACGACGCATTGTGGGATTGGGCGCAGACAAGCTATGGCGCATCCGACGATTGGTGCATTCTGTATCTCAACGGCCTGCCTTTAGGCCGTCTGAACCCGTTATGGCGCGAACGCCTCGGGCAAGATTGGACAGGCAGGCAGTCGACCCTTTCAGACGGCCTGAATTTGGAAACCGACAGCTGGGCGGAAATGGGCGACAGTTTGCAAACGCTGGCGCAACAATGGTGCGAGTGCGGTTGGCTCAAAGGTTGGCGCGGTGAAAAGTTCGACATCTGCGACCAGTCGGGCAAGCCTTTATGCGCACTCGAACGCGCCGCCTTCCGTCCGTTCGGCCTGATGAGTCAGGCAGTGCATTTGAACGGATTGGTCGAAACAGAAGACGGTTTGCGCTTTTGGATAGGCCGCCGCAGTCCGCACAAAGCCGTTGATCCGAACAAACTCGACAACCTGACCGGCGGCGGTATCAGCAGCGGCGAGAGGCCGTCTGAAGCCGTCTGCCGCGAGGGCGAAGAAGAAGCAGGCATTCCCGCTTCATTAACACCTCATATCCGACCGACTGCCCAAATATATAGTTTGCGCCCCGTTAACCGCGGTGTCCACAACGAAATTCTGTATATCTTCGACATCGTCCTGCCCGAAGGCTTCCAACCCGCCAACCAAGACGGCGAAGTCGCCGGTTTTGAACTGATGGACATCCCCGCCCTGCTCGATGCCATGTTGGGCGGGCACATGATGCACGATGCCCAGTTGGTCACGATCGAAGCCTGCCGGCGATACGGCCTGATCGACCCCAAACATCCGCTGTCCGCATGGCTCGACAGCATCCGTTGCCGACCCCATTTTTAA
- the hrpA gene encoding ATP-dependent RNA helicase HrpA has translation MPQPDFAQTLSKDRHFLRSAFKNPNKYGGLAKVEEKYKKSHDLYLQRLSKLPKPEFDNTLPVHEKLDEIKKAIAENQVTIICGETGSGKTTQLPKICLELGRGAAGLIGHTQPRRLAARSVAERIAEELKSEIGSAVGYKVRFTDHTSRDACVKLMTDGILLAETQTDRYLAAYDTIIIDEAHERSLNIDFLLGYLKQLLPRRPDLKVIITSATIDAERFSQHFNGAPVLEVSGRTYPVEILYRPLTSKDEDDAEVELTDAIVDAADELARYGEGDILVFLPGEREIREAAEALRKSTLRRNDEILPLFARLSHAEQHKIFHPSGAKRRIVLATNVAETSLTVPGIKYVIDTGLARVKRYSARAKVEQLHVEKISQAAARQRSGRCGRVSAGVCIRLFSEEDFNSRPEFTDPEIVRSNLAAVILRMASLNLGDVAAFPFLEMPDSRYINDGFQVLLELGAVEAI, from the coding sequence ATGCCGCAACCCGATTTCGCCCAAACCCTCTCCAAAGACCGCCATTTTCTGCGATCTGCCTTTAAAAACCCCAATAAATACGGCGGCTTGGCCAAGGTTGAGGAAAAATACAAAAAATCGCACGATCTCTATCTGCAACGCCTGTCCAAACTGCCCAAGCCCGAATTTGACAACACGCTGCCCGTTCACGAAAAACTCGACGAAATCAAAAAAGCCATTGCCGAAAATCAGGTAACGATTATTTGCGGCGAAACCGGTTCGGGCAAAACCACGCAGTTGCCCAAGATTTGTTTGGAACTCGGGCGCGGGGCGGCAGGATTGATCGGGCATACCCAGCCGCGCCGTTTGGCCGCGCGTTCCGTAGCAGAGCGGATTGCCGAAGAGCTGAAATCCGAAATCGGCAGCGCGGTCGGCTATAAAGTACGCTTTACCGACCACACCTCGCGCGATGCCTGCGTCAAGCTGATGACCGACGGCATCCTGTTGGCAGAAACCCAGACCGACCGTTATCTCGCTGCCTACGACACGATTATCATCGACGAAGCGCACGAACGCAGCCTGAACATCGACTTCCTCTTGGGCTATTTGAAACAGCTCCTGCCGCGCCGCCCCGATTTGAAAGTCATCATCACCTCGGCAACGATAGACGCAGAACGCTTTTCCCAACACTTCAACGGCGCGCCTGTGCTGGAAGTAAGCGGACGGACGTATCCCGTCGAAATCCTCTATCGACCGCTGACCAGCAAAGATGAAGACGATGCAGAAGTAGAGCTGACCGACGCGATTGTCGATGCAGCCGACGAATTGGCACGCTATGGCGAAGGCGATATTTTGGTGTTCCTGCCGGGCGAACGCGAAATCCGAGAAGCCGCCGAAGCCCTGCGCAAATCTACACTGCGCCGCAACGACGAAATCCTGCCCCTGTTCGCACGCCTGTCGCACGCCGAGCAGCACAAAATCTTCCACCCCTCCGGCGCAAAACGCCGCATCGTGTTAGCAACAAACGTCGCCGAAACCTCGCTCACCGTGCCGGGTATCAAATACGTCATCGACACCGGCCTCGCGCGCGTCAAACGCTATTCCGCACGGGCAAAGGTGGAGCAGCTTCATGTCGAAAAAATCTCCCAAGCCGCCGCCCGCCAACGCTCCGGCCGCTGCGGCCGCGTCTCCGCAGGCGTCTGTATCCGACTGTTTTCAGAAGAAGATTTCAACAGCCGCCCCGAATTTACCGACCCAGAAATCGTCCGCAGCAACCTCGCCGCCGTCATCCTGCGCATGGCATCACTGAACTTGGGCGACGTAGCAGCATTCCCGTTTTTAGAAATGCCCGATTCGCGGTATATCAATGACGGTTTTCAGGTATTGCTGGAGTTGGGGGCGGTGGAGGCAATATGA
- a CDS encoding valine--tRNA ligase, translating into MLDKYNPAEIESKHYQNWEEQGYFQPDMDLTKPSFSIQLPPPNVTGTLHMGHAFNQTIMDGLTRYYRMKGCNTAWIPGTDHAGIATQIVVERQLAAQNVSRHDLGREKFLEKVWEWKEVSGGTITQQMRRVGCSADWTREYFTMDDVRAETVTEVFVRLFEQGLIYRGKRLVNWDPVLGTAVSDLEVESVEEQGSMWHIRYPLADNPAEAVIVATTRPETLLGDVAVAVNPEDERYTHLIGKELILPLTGRTIPVIADEYVEKDFGTGCVKITPAHDFNDYEVGKRHDTRLINVFDLEAKVLVNAEVFNFKGEAQQGFALPEKYAGLDRFAARKQMVADLQEQGFLVEIKPHTLMTPKGDRTGSVIEPMLTSQWFVAMSATPNGGEPDSEFKGLSLADKAKKAVDSGAVRFIPENWVNTYNQWMNNIQDWCISRQLWWGHQIPAWYDNEGNVYVARNQEEAEKQAGKTGLTREEDVLDTWFSSALVPFSTLGWPSETDELKAFLPSNVLVTGYEIIFFWVARMIMMTTHFTGKVPFKDVYIHGIVRDHEGKKMSKSEGNVIDPVDLIDGIDLEKLLVKRTTGLRKPETAPKVEEATKKLFPEGIPSMGADALRFTMASYASLGRSVNFDFKRAEGYRNFCNKLWNATNFVLMNTEDKDCGQDEMQPLAFTFADQWIIGKLQQAEAAVAEAFETYRFDLAAQTLYEFVWNEYCDWYIELAKVQIQTGCPTTQRTTRRTLVRVLETILRLLHPIMPFITEELWQVVAPLANAKTADSIMLAAYPQADKEQIVQTAFDKMAALKDLVEEVRKLRGEMGIAPNVKAPLFVEGSAELEGLLKYLPSLTRLTEAKLVDSLPEAEDAPVAVCNGARLMLKVEIDKTAETARLSKEAEKLQKALDKLNAKLSKPGYTEKAPAHLVEKDKADLAELEDKMAKVQTQLAKLKD; encoded by the coding sequence ATGTTAGACAAATACAATCCAGCCGAAATCGAATCCAAACATTATCAAAACTGGGAAGAGCAGGGCTATTTCCAGCCTGATATGGATTTGACCAAACCGTCTTTCTCCATCCAACTGCCGCCGCCCAACGTAACCGGCACGCTGCACATGGGCCATGCCTTCAACCAAACCATCATGGACGGCCTGACCCGCTACTACCGCATGAAAGGCTGCAACACCGCCTGGATTCCCGGCACCGACCACGCGGGCATCGCCACGCAAATCGTGGTCGAGCGTCAGCTTGCCGCGCAAAACGTGTCCCGTCATGACTTGGGCCGTGAAAAATTCTTGGAAAAAGTGTGGGAATGGAAAGAAGTTTCCGGCGGCACGATTACCCAACAAATGCGCCGCGTGGGCTGCTCTGCCGACTGGACGCGTGAGTATTTCACGATGGACGACGTGCGTGCCGAAACCGTGACCGAAGTGTTTGTGCGCCTGTTTGAGCAAGGCTTGATTTACCGCGGCAAACGCTTGGTGAACTGGGATCCGGTTTTAGGTACGGCAGTATCTGATTTGGAAGTGGAAAGCGTGGAAGAACAAGGCTCTATGTGGCACATCCGCTATCCGTTGGCCGACAATCCTGCCGAAGCCGTTATCGTGGCGACCACCCGTCCCGAAACGCTGCTGGGCGACGTGGCCGTTGCCGTCAATCCCGAAGACGAACGTTACACTCACTTAATCGGCAAAGAATTAATCCTGCCGCTGACCGGCCGCACTATCCCCGTGATTGCGGACGAATACGTTGAAAAAGACTTCGGCACAGGCTGCGTGAAAATCACGCCTGCGCACGACTTCAACGACTACGAAGTCGGCAAACGCCACGACACGCGCCTGATTAATGTGTTCGACTTGGAAGCCAAAGTGCTGGTAAACGCTGAAGTGTTCAACTTCAAAGGCGAAGCGCAACAAGGTTTTGCCCTGCCTGAAAAATACGCAGGTTTGGACCGCTTTGCCGCGCGCAAACAAATGGTTGCCGATTTGCAGGAACAAGGCTTCTTGGTCGAAATCAAACCGCACACGCTGATGACGCCGAAAGGCGACCGTACCGGCTCAGTGATTGAGCCGATGCTGACCAGCCAATGGTTTGTCGCCATGTCCGCCACGCCAAACGGTGGCGAGCCTGACAGCGAATTCAAAGGATTGAGCCTCGCCGACAAAGCCAAAAAAGCCGTCGACAGCGGCGCGGTGCGCTTTATCCCTGAAAACTGGGTCAACACCTATAACCAATGGATGAACAACATCCAAGACTGGTGTATCTCACGCCAACTGTGGTGGGGTCATCAAATCCCTGCATGGTACGACAACGAAGGCAATGTTTACGTTGCCCGCAATCAGGAAGAAGCCGAAAAACAAGCCGGCAAAACCGGTTTGACCCGCGAAGAAGACGTATTGGATACATGGTTCTCCTCCGCGCTCGTGCCGTTCTCCACGCTCGGCTGGCCGTCTGAAACCGACGAACTCAAAGCCTTCCTGCCGTCCAACGTCTTGGTTACCGGCTACGAAATCATCTTCTTCTGGGTGGCGCGCATGATTATGATGACCACCCACTTCACCGGCAAAGTACCGTTTAAAGACGTGTACATCCACGGCATCGTGCGCGACCACGAAGGCAAAAAAATGTCCAAATCCGAAGGCAACGTCATCGACCCTGTGGATTTGATCGACGGCATCGATTTGGAAAAACTGCTGGTAAAACGTACCACCGGCCTGCGCAAACCCGAAACCGCGCCGAAAGTGGAAGAAGCAACCAAAAAACTCTTCCCTGAAGGCATTCCGAGCATGGGCGCGGACGCATTGCGCTTCACCATGGCGAGCTACGCCAGCCTCGGCCGCAGCGTCAACTTCGACTTCAAACGCGCCGAAGGCTACCGCAATTTCTGCAATAAATTGTGGAACGCCACCAACTTCGTGTTGATGAACACCGAAGATAAAGACTGCGGTCAAGACGAAATGCAGCCGTTGGCGTTTACCTTTGCCGACCAATGGATTATCGGCAAACTGCAACAAGCCGAAGCCGCCGTTGCCGAAGCCTTTGAAACCTACCGCTTCGACCTTGCCGCGCAAACGCTGTACGAATTTGTATGGAACGAATATTGCGACTGGTACATCGAGCTAGCAAAAGTGCAAATCCAAACCGGCTGCCCGACAACCCAGCGCACCACACGCCGCACCCTCGTGCGCGTACTCGAAACCATCCTGCGCCTGCTGCACCCAATCATGCCGTTCATTACCGAAGAGCTGTGGCAGGTCGTTGCGCCTCTGGCGAATGCCAAAACCGCCGACAGCATCATGTTGGCCGCCTATCCGCAAGCCGATAAAGAACAAATCGTTCAGACGGCCTTCGATAAAATGGCCGCATTGAAAGACTTGGTGGAAGAAGTGCGCAAACTGCGCGGCGAAATGGGTATCGCGCCAAACGTCAAAGCGCCGCTCTTCGTCGAAGGCAGCGCAGAACTCGAAGGCCTGCTCAAATACCTGCCGTCGCTCACCCGACTGACTGAAGCCAAGCTGGTGGACAGCCTGCCCGAAGCGGAAGACGCCCCCGTCGCCGTCTGCAACGGCGCGCGCCTGATGCTGAAAGTCGAAATCGACAAAACCGCCGAAACCGCCCGTTTGAGCAAAGAAGCCGAGAAGCTGCAAAAAGCCTTGGACAAACTCAACGCCAAACTCTCCAAACCCGGCTACACCGAAAAAGCCCCGGCACATTTGGTGGAAAAAGACAAAGCCGATTTGGCGGAATTGGAAGACAAAATGGCGAAAGTTCAAACTCAGTTGGCGAAGTTGAAAGACTGA
- a CDS encoding beta-class carbonic anhydrase translates to MSELSEILAYNQHFVESGEYEKYFTNKYPGRELAILSCMDARIIELLPNALGLKNGDAKLIKNAGALVTHPWGSVMRSLLVAVFELKVKEIMVIAHHDCGMRGLHAEEFLQRVHDSNIPDDRIETLRNAGIDLDGWLTGFDNVEDSVRHTVELIRKHPLMPDNIAVHGLVIHPTTGKLNLIVDGSLPASDGQNI, encoded by the coding sequence ATGAGCGAATTGAGCGAAATCCTCGCCTATAACCAACATTTCGTTGAATCGGGCGAGTACGAAAAATATTTCACCAACAAATACCCCGGCCGCGAGCTGGCCATCCTTTCCTGCATGGATGCACGCATTATTGAATTGTTGCCCAATGCGTTGGGCTTGAAAAACGGTGACGCCAAGCTCATCAAAAACGCCGGTGCGCTGGTGACCCACCCTTGGGGTTCGGTGATGCGCAGTTTGTTGGTGGCCGTATTTGAACTCAAAGTCAAAGAAATCATGGTCATTGCCCACCACGACTGCGGTATGCGCGGATTGCACGCCGAAGAGTTCCTCCAACGCGTACACGACAGCAATATCCCCGACGACCGCATCGAAACCCTGCGCAATGCCGGTATCGATTTGGACGGCTGGCTGACCGGTTTTGACAACGTCGAAGACAGCGTACGCCATACCGTCGAGCTGATTCGCAAACATCCGCTGATGCCCGACAACATCGCCGTCCACGGCCTGGTTATCCACCCGACTACAGGCAAGCTCAACCTGATTGTTGACGGCAGCCTGCCTGCTTCAGACGGCCAAAACATCTAA
- the rsfS gene encoding ribosome silencing factor, whose translation MNEQELQDLQKMVEVAVNALEDIKAKDISVLETQDKTSLFARMIIASGDSTRQVKALANNVAVDLKEAGFEILSTEGDTGEWTLVDAGDLVVHVMLPAVRDFYDIDTLWGGEKPSFHAGMQKPWHAAD comes from the coding sequence ATGAACGAACAAGAATTGCAAGACCTGCAAAAAATGGTCGAAGTGGCCGTAAACGCCCTCGAAGACATTAAAGCCAAAGACATCTCTGTTTTGGAAACCCAAGACAAAACCTCCCTGTTCGCCCGCATGATTATTGCCAGCGGTGACAGCACACGCCAAGTCAAAGCACTGGCGAACAACGTTGCCGTCGATTTGAAAGAAGCCGGTTTCGAAATCCTCAGCACCGAAGGCGACACCGGCGAATGGACGCTCGTCGACGCAGGCGACCTCGTTGTCCACGTCATGCTCCCTGCCGTGCGCGACTTCTACGACATCGACACCTTGTGGGGCGGAGAAAAACCGAGTTTCCACGCCGGTATGCAAAAACCTTGGCACGCCGCCGACTAA
- the dcm gene encoding DNA (cytosine-5-)-methyltransferase, giving the protein MLRVTSLFCGCGGMDKGILGGFDYLGHYYAKLPFEIVYAADNDPYAIKIYNDNFTHHAELKDVRDIVAHELPDHDILLGGFPCQSFSIVAQNPPRLGYKDEKGKLFFEMVKVLKEKQPRFFIAENVKGLLSANNKQAFPMILREFEQAGYHIHYKLLNASEYGVPQKRERVFMVGFRDFDDYFKFQFPVMLPEKVPLKFALDAQANLDEKWFFSPKAVEGMLRVREKMNKGRVQNIEQPCNTISAHLAKVSLNGTDPVLMIGERYRRFSPREAANIQSFPLDFQFDSVSDNRQYRAIGNAVPPVLMWHVANALAEIV; this is encoded by the coding sequence ATGCTCCGAGTAACATCCCTATTTTGCGGTTGCGGTGGCATGGATAAAGGTATTTTGGGTGGATTTGATTATTTAGGGCACTACTACGCCAAATTACCATTTGAAATTGTATATGCTGCCGATAACGACCCTTACGCCATTAAAATTTACAACGACAATTTTACGCATCATGCTGAATTGAAAGATGTTCGCGATATTGTGGCACATGAATTGCCTGACCATGATATTTTGCTGGGGGGCTTTCCGTGTCAATCGTTTTCTATTGTGGCGCAAAATCCGCCGCGTTTGGGTTATAAAGATGAAAAAGGTAAGTTATTCTTTGAAATGGTTAAAGTTTTAAAGGAAAAACAACCTCGATTTTTTATTGCGGAAAATGTAAAAGGTTTGTTATCGGCAAATAATAAACAGGCTTTTCCGATGATTTTGCGTGAATTTGAACAAGCTGGTTATCACATTCACTATAAATTGCTGAATGCGTCTGAATATGGCGTACCGCAAAAGCGCGAACGTGTTTTTATGGTGGGTTTTCGGGATTTTGACGATTATTTCAAATTTCAATTTCCTGTTATGCTGCCTGAAAAAGTACCGCTTAAATTCGCATTGGATGCACAAGCTAATCTTGATGAAAAATGGTTTTTCAGCCCTAAAGCGGTAGAGGGTATGTTGCGTGTGCGTGAAAAAATGAATAAAGGGCGCGTACAAAATATTGAACAGCCATGCAATACGATTAGCGCACATTTGGCAAAAGTGAGTTTGAATGGCACAGACCCTGTATTGATGATTGGCGAACGGTATCGCCGATTTTCACCGCGTGAAGCCGCTAATATTCAATCTTTTCCGCTTGATTTTCAATTTGACAGCGTGTCAGATAATCGTCAATATCGGGCAATTGGCAATGCTGTACCGCCTGTATTGATGTGGCACGTTGCCAATGCGTTAGCAGAAATTGTGTAG